The Streptomyces sp. NBC_01775 genome includes a region encoding these proteins:
- a CDS encoding thiopeptide-type bacteriocin biosynthesis protein, protein MSRAVLDVLAGEPLEAVAHRIGIPPVRLADARDIFQRAGHEALVCPATQTDWWQVHIEFADWGSAERTVATHLVPLLAAGEENGAATEWWFTRKYPSWRLRVRPESRATTGLRARLDQLVTTGHLLRWWRGIYEPETAAFGGPPSMLAAHDLFTVDSRQILALGTGPGLGLGHRELSILLCTIMMRAAGLEWYEQGDVWQRVIGEEHRSALENVPNSRLYEMAGQIRTLLTADTRADGPILGPHGPLENCTDWAAAFHRTGLALKEAAGSGTLDRGLRRVLSLHVIFHWNRLGLSIGAQSALAWAARTAILDPPIWTLQHQ, encoded by the coding sequence TTGAGCCGCGCTGTCCTCGACGTCCTTGCTGGCGAGCCGCTCGAAGCTGTGGCACACCGGATCGGAATTCCTCCCGTGCGCCTGGCGGACGCGCGGGACATCTTCCAACGCGCGGGCCACGAGGCCCTCGTATGTCCTGCCACCCAAACCGACTGGTGGCAGGTTCACATCGAATTCGCCGACTGGGGGAGCGCCGAGCGGACCGTCGCAACCCACCTTGTTCCCCTCTTGGCCGCTGGGGAGGAAAACGGCGCCGCCACGGAATGGTGGTTCACGCGCAAGTATCCGAGCTGGCGGCTACGCGTTCGTCCGGAGAGCCGGGCCACGACCGGCCTGAGGGCCAGACTCGACCAGCTGGTGACAACAGGCCATCTGCTCCGCTGGTGGCGAGGCATCTACGAGCCCGAGACCGCTGCCTTCGGCGGCCCGCCGAGCATGCTTGCCGCCCACGACTTGTTCACCGTCGACAGCCGGCAGATCCTTGCTCTGGGCACCGGCCCCGGCCTCGGACTGGGGCACCGGGAGCTGTCCATCCTGCTGTGCACGATCATGATGCGCGCCGCTGGACTGGAGTGGTACGAGCAAGGCGACGTGTGGCAGCGCGTCATCGGCGAGGAACACCGATCCGCCTTGGAAAACGTCCCCAATTCACGGCTTTACGAGATGGCCGGGCAGATCCGCACTCTGCTCACCGCCGACACCCGCGCGGATGGCCCGATCCTTGGCCCCCACGGGCCCCTGGAGAACTGCACCGACTGGGCTGCCGCGTTCCACCGGACAGGGCTCGCCCTCAAGGAAGCAGCCGGTTCCGGCACCCTCGACAGAGGGCTCCGCCGCGTTCTCTCCCTTCACGTGATCTTCCACTGGAACCGGCTCGGCCTCTCCATCGGCGCACAAAGCGCCCTTGCATGGGCCGCCCGCACCGCCATTCTCGATCCGCCGATATGGACTCTTCAGCATCAGTGA
- a CDS encoding lanthionine synthetase C family protein, producing the protein MNTALAPSAHSLIQEFTDHLAQPAPVTLNEPWAGQSLAEGAVGVALVHVEQAARQAASWHAAHRWITQGAAGEISAADTTGLFLGAPALAFVLHTVPHDRQARYAVARKVLHRHVTALAHRRTSAALARIRRGGLPDFAEYDTLFGLTGLGAYLLRTAPDSNAFERVLSYLVELTHPLEVDGIQRPGWWVGHDPHRRHSAAFRAGHGNLGAAHGITGPLLLLAQALRRGVSVKGQAEAIRTICDHLHAWRQDSEAGPWWPEHLTVADVAAGRTHHRAPGRPSWCYGTPGIARAGQLAGIALQDQALQRAYEEALLGCLSDRAQLALVSDTSLCHGWAGIYQTTYRAVYDALTPELAAVLPALEHTLLAQARPGVPQGPGFLTGDAGCALALTTLAADPAPTTGWDACLLIV; encoded by the coding sequence GTGAACACCGCACTCGCACCCAGCGCGCACAGCCTGATCCAGGAATTCACCGATCACTTGGCCCAGCCCGCGCCTGTGACCTTGAACGAACCGTGGGCGGGGCAGTCCCTGGCGGAGGGAGCCGTGGGCGTCGCACTGGTGCATGTAGAACAGGCCGCACGGCAGGCGGCATCCTGGCACGCTGCCCATCGCTGGATCACGCAAGGGGCAGCCGGGGAGATCAGCGCCGCCGACACGACGGGTCTCTTCCTCGGCGCCCCGGCCCTGGCCTTCGTCCTCCACACAGTGCCGCACGACCGCCAAGCCCGGTACGCGGTGGCGCGGAAGGTCCTGCACAGGCACGTCACCGCGCTCGCGCACCGCCGCACCAGCGCTGCCCTGGCCCGCATCCGGCGCGGAGGGCTTCCCGACTTCGCCGAGTACGACACCCTGTTCGGCTTGACCGGCCTCGGCGCCTACCTGCTACGCACGGCCCCGGACAGCAACGCTTTTGAACGGGTCCTGAGTTATCTCGTGGAACTCACCCATCCGCTCGAAGTCGACGGAATCCAGCGGCCCGGATGGTGGGTCGGCCACGATCCGCACCGCCGCCATTCAGCCGCGTTCCGCGCGGGCCATGGCAACCTGGGCGCCGCGCACGGCATCACCGGGCCCCTTCTGCTCCTCGCCCAAGCTCTGCGCCGCGGCGTGAGCGTCAAGGGACAGGCCGAGGCCATCCGCACCATCTGCGACCACCTCCATGCCTGGCGACAGGACAGTGAAGCAGGCCCCTGGTGGCCCGAACACCTCACCGTCGCCGACGTAGCAGCAGGACGCACCCACCACAGGGCGCCCGGTCGACCGAGCTGGTGCTACGGCACTCCCGGCATCGCCCGCGCCGGCCAGCTCGCCGGGATCGCGCTGCAGGACCAAGCCCTCCAACGCGCCTACGAGGAGGCCCTGCTGGGATGTCTGAGCGACCGCGCACAGCTCGCGCTGGTGTCCGACACCAGCTTGTGCCACGGGTGGGCAGGCATCTACCAGACCACTTACCGAGCCGTCTACGACGCTCTGACACCGGAACTGGCCGCCGTCCTGCCCGCTCTGGAACACACCCTGCTCGCCCAGGCCCGCCCCGGCGTTCCGCAGGGTCCCGGCTTCCTGACAGGCGATGCCGGATGCGCACTCGCCCTGACCACGCTCGCCGCGGACCCGGCGCCAACGACCGGATGGGACGCATGCCTGCTCATCGTCTGA
- a CDS encoding lantibiotic dehydratase encodes MASHDVVHYRWQGVALLRATTRPGPADVPHALDPHAPLVLRAWLGRVWQHQDVRNTVRAASPALSQAVDAITRGAQSRPRQIRRTALSMVSYLLRWQHRPTPFGYFAGTASVTAGAAPRVRWGAERQVVRRADGEWLADIVRRLQEHRALLDRLTVVANNTAQTRGDRLVASGPPVDGRTHLMAPVEVSLRCSRPVEAALQIARTPIRCQDLREELTDRFPAGAGEKIDGLLWELVVQNLLITSLGAPMTVPDALEHVCGELKKVDAHSLPHIGDLARELYDLHDDLSGRELVAPAADLCGVTDRMTALSDVTPTPVLIDTALDCDIQVPEQVIAEAQVAVAALCQVSPLPYGHRQWRDYHRRFRDRYGVGAVIPVLDLVADSGLGWPAGYIGSDRGKAPGQLGDRDDLVMRLVQETLMEGREELVLTAKEITALAKAAGLDEPLFAQRTEVAFEVRAASTSSLARGAFQLAITGVPRPASSMAGRFMHLLPAAHQAAWASTYRSTVPGASTAQLSFGPRRRRNENVARTPALLDLVVPLAEHPTEGRRTIDVDDLAITAEARRFHLIQVSTGIPVDIRIPHALEAGVQTPPLARFLAEIAEARCAVYKPFDFGAASRLPYLPRVRYRRTLLAPARWLLAADGLPGRSASAAEWETAFADWRTRLHVPDRVALVEHDQGLPLDLTHPVHRHLLRSRVEDVRHVELHEAPDPDAYGWIGRAHEILLPLQRARPATARFTPATRPVQPTPRQLLHLTGSGRVLRAHLHAHPARYDEILDRHLPHLIAKFDQAPPWWFSRQREVARPEAGQHLALFLHLPEGTYATAAEHLSTWAEALHRARLASDLTLATYQPQTGRYGHGTAMDAAHRLFAADSAAAIAQIRLAAHADAPALHSLAAASVLDLARLLAPTADRGMRWLIKHVPHEHGRLDRGLRDEVLHLAVAGPDSVRRLGGGELAQKWAARARAVREYRKVLAKQRDPLSVARSLFHQHHVRAMGVGPDAETTTLRLARTAALRHTQGAAR; translated from the coding sequence ATGGCCTCCCACGACGTCGTTCACTATCGGTGGCAGGGCGTGGCTCTGCTGCGTGCCACGACCCGTCCGGGTCCGGCAGACGTTCCGCACGCGCTCGATCCCCACGCCCCACTCGTCCTGCGGGCGTGGCTGGGGAGGGTCTGGCAGCACCAGGACGTACGCAACACCGTCCGCGCCGCAAGCCCGGCGCTGTCCCAAGCGGTCGATGCGATCACGCGCGGTGCGCAGAGCCGGCCGCGCCAGATTCGCCGAACGGCGCTGTCGATGGTCTCCTATCTGCTGCGCTGGCAGCACCGCCCCACTCCCTTCGGATACTTCGCCGGCACGGCATCGGTGACAGCCGGAGCAGCGCCCCGTGTCAGGTGGGGCGCGGAGCGCCAGGTGGTGCGGCGCGCCGACGGTGAGTGGCTCGCCGACATCGTTCGGCGCCTCCAGGAACATCGCGCTCTGCTGGACCGCCTGACCGTGGTCGCCAACAACACCGCGCAGACCAGAGGGGACCGTCTCGTTGCCTCCGGCCCACCCGTAGACGGTCGCACGCACCTCATGGCGCCGGTCGAGGTCTCGCTCCGGTGCTCCCGCCCGGTGGAGGCCGCGCTACAGATCGCCCGCACGCCGATTCGCTGTCAGGACCTCCGGGAGGAGCTGACCGACCGGTTCCCCGCCGGAGCCGGAGAGAAGATCGACGGCCTCCTCTGGGAACTCGTCGTACAGAACCTCCTCATCACCAGTCTGGGCGCCCCCATGACCGTGCCGGATGCTCTGGAGCACGTCTGCGGCGAGCTGAAGAAAGTGGACGCGCACTCCCTGCCCCACATCGGGGACTTGGCGCGTGAGCTGTACGACCTCCACGATGACCTCTCCGGCCGTGAGCTCGTCGCGCCCGCCGCAGACCTGTGCGGTGTCACCGACCGCATGACAGCGCTCTCCGACGTCACCCCGACCCCGGTCCTCATCGACACCGCCTTGGACTGCGACATCCAAGTCCCTGAGCAGGTCATCGCGGAGGCTCAGGTGGCCGTCGCGGCGCTGTGCCAGGTCAGCCCGCTGCCCTACGGACATCGGCAGTGGCGCGATTACCACCGGCGCTTCCGCGACCGGTACGGCGTCGGCGCTGTGATTCCCGTCCTCGACCTCGTAGCCGACAGCGGGCTCGGCTGGCCCGCCGGGTACATCGGCTCGGATCGCGGCAAGGCACCGGGACAACTCGGCGACCGCGACGACCTGGTCATGAGGCTTGTGCAGGAGACCCTCATGGAAGGCCGCGAAGAACTCGTCCTCACCGCCAAGGAGATAACGGCACTCGCCAAGGCCGCCGGGCTCGACGAACCGCTGTTCGCCCAGCGCACCGAAGTTGCCTTCGAGGTCCGTGCCGCCTCCACTTCGTCCCTGGCGCGCGGCGCGTTCCAGCTCGCGATCACCGGCGTCCCGCGCCCCGCGAGCAGCATGGCAGGCCGCTTCATGCACCTCCTGCCTGCCGCACACCAGGCTGCCTGGGCGTCCACGTACCGCAGCACCGTTCCGGGTGCGAGCACCGCGCAGCTCTCCTTCGGCCCGCGCCGTCGGCGCAACGAGAACGTGGCCCGCACTCCCGCGCTGCTCGACCTCGTCGTTCCCCTGGCTGAGCACCCCACCGAAGGCCGGCGGACGATCGATGTCGATGACCTCGCGATCACCGCAGAGGCACGCCGCTTCCACCTCATCCAGGTCTCCACCGGCATCCCGGTCGACATCCGGATCCCGCACGCGCTGGAGGCCGGGGTGCAGACTCCGCCCCTGGCCCGGTTTCTCGCGGAAATCGCGGAGGCGCGGTGCGCCGTCTACAAGCCCTTCGACTTCGGCGCGGCATCCCGTCTGCCGTACCTGCCGCGCGTGCGTTACCGCCGCACACTCCTCGCGCCCGCCCGCTGGCTGCTGGCGGCCGACGGCCTTCCCGGACGGTCCGCGTCGGCTGCCGAGTGGGAGACTGCTTTCGCGGACTGGCGCACCCGTCTTCATGTTCCCGACAGGGTCGCCCTGGTGGAACACGATCAGGGTCTTCCGCTCGACCTCACCCACCCTGTCCACCGGCACCTGCTGCGCTCGCGTGTCGAAGACGTCCGTCACGTAGAACTGCACGAAGCACCGGACCCCGACGCGTACGGCTGGATCGGCCGCGCTCACGAGATTCTGCTGCCTCTCCAGCGGGCCCGGCCCGCAACCGCCCGCTTCACGCCCGCTACCCGTCCGGTGCAGCCCACGCCCCGGCAGCTCTTGCACCTGACCGGCTCCGGCCGCGTGTTACGCGCCCACCTGCACGCGCATCCCGCACGGTACGACGAGATCCTGGACCGGCATCTGCCCCACCTCATCGCGAAGTTCGACCAGGCACCGCCGTGGTGGTTCAGCCGACAGCGGGAGGTCGCCCGCCCCGAGGCCGGACAGCATCTCGCGCTCTTCCTCCACCTGCCCGAGGGCACCTATGCGACGGCGGCCGAGCATCTGAGCACGTGGGCCGAGGCACTGCATCGGGCCCGCCTGGCGTCGGACCTGACCCTGGCCACCTACCAACCACAGACCGGGCGCTACGGCCACGGCACAGCCATGGATGCCGCGCACCGGCTCTTCGCCGCGGACTCTGCCGCCGCCATCGCCCAGATCCGACTGGCCGCCCACGCGGACGCTCCCGCTCTTCATTCTCTGGCCGCCGCGAGCGTCCTCGACCTGGCCCGGCTCCTCGCTCCTACGGCCGACCGCGGGATGCGATGGCTGATCAAGCACGTCCCGCACGAGCACGGACGTCTGGACCGGGGCCTGCGCGACGAGGTACTCCACCTCGCCGTCGCCGGTCCGGACTCCGTGCGGCGACTCGGGGGCGGTGAGCTGGCGCAGAAGTGGGCCGCGCGTGCTCGCGCCGTCCGCGAATACCGCAAGGTCCTCGCAAAGCAGCGCGATCCGCTCAGCGTCGCCCGCTCGCTCTTCCATCAGCACCACGTGCGGGCCATGGGAGTCGGCCCGGACGCGGAGACCACCACACTGCGCCTCGCCCGCACCGCCGCCCTGCGCCATACCCAAGGGGCCGCCCGGTGA
- a CDS encoding FxLD family lanthipeptide: MSTATAMVESPPVVFAEDDFAPLDVKVVVAAHPHGKLMCQTGDGCGNTCSGGASACSSFIEDPA, encoded by the coding sequence ATGAGTACCGCTACCGCCATGGTCGAGTCGCCGCCGGTGGTCTTCGCGGAGGACGACTTCGCGCCGCTCGACGTCAAGGTGGTCGTGGCCGCGCACCCGCACGGAAAGCTGATGTGCCAAACGGGTGACGGTTGCGGCAACACCTGCTCGGGCGGCGCCTCCGCGTGTTCCTCGTTCATCGAGGACCCGGCCTGA
- the fxlM gene encoding methyltransferase, FxLD system, which produces MTNATVDGDRAAQLRDQVVDQLLKDGVIVSPEVEAVMRKVPRHLFTLDASLDKAYEPYTAWITKTDEHGVQLSSVSAPQIQALMLEQAKICPGMRVLEIGSGGLNAAYLAELAGEDGSVTTVDIDPDVTERAARLLVENGYERIRVVTADATEPIESPGSVDVIVVTAGAWDIPPAWFDQLKPGGRLVVPLRMRGLTRSVALVRSGGHLESESAKICGFVPMQGSSAHREELLLVTGTPEIGLRFDDGLPAEPSALDNAVRTPRVERWTGVTIGVSELLDTLQMHLAITLPGFCTMAVDPDLDTGIVAPANKGFSLAAVEDGTFAYLTTRRTEDNKHVEFAVHALGPDAQAFAEKIAGHLREWERVRRGGPGPDIRVYPAGTPEAQIAGDRIIDKTHSRISLSWPSA; this is translated from the coding sequence ATGACTAATGCAACCGTCGACGGCGACCGCGCTGCTCAGCTGCGTGATCAGGTGGTGGATCAACTCCTCAAGGACGGCGTGATCGTCTCGCCCGAGGTCGAGGCCGTGATGCGCAAGGTTCCTCGTCATCTCTTCACTCTGGACGCGTCTTTGGACAAGGCGTACGAGCCCTACACGGCGTGGATCACGAAGACCGACGAGCACGGAGTCCAGCTCAGCTCGGTCTCCGCTCCTCAGATCCAGGCGCTCATGCTGGAGCAGGCCAAGATCTGCCCCGGTATGCGGGTGCTGGAGATCGGGTCCGGCGGGCTCAACGCCGCCTACCTCGCGGAACTCGCGGGCGAGGACGGGTCGGTGACGACCGTGGACATTGACCCGGACGTCACCGAGCGGGCCGCGCGCCTGCTTGTCGAGAACGGCTATGAGCGAATCCGTGTTGTCACCGCGGATGCGACCGAGCCCATCGAGAGCCCGGGGTCGGTCGACGTCATCGTGGTCACCGCGGGGGCCTGGGACATCCCGCCGGCCTGGTTCGACCAGCTCAAGCCGGGCGGTCGGCTGGTGGTGCCGCTGCGGATGCGAGGGCTGACGCGCTCGGTGGCCCTGGTCCGTTCCGGGGGACACCTGGAGAGCGAGTCCGCGAAGATCTGCGGATTCGTTCCCATGCAGGGCTCGTCCGCGCACCGGGAGGAGCTGCTGCTCGTCACCGGCACACCAGAGATCGGTCTTCGCTTCGACGACGGGCTCCCGGCCGAGCCGAGCGCGCTCGACAACGCCGTGCGCACACCACGCGTCGAGCGGTGGACGGGCGTGACGATCGGGGTCAGCGAACTGCTGGACACGCTCCAGATGCACCTGGCGATCACGCTTCCGGGCTTTTGCACCATGGCGGTGGACCCTGACCTGGACACGGGCATCGTCGCACCCGCCAACAAGGGATTCTCGCTCGCCGCGGTGGAAGACGGCACCTTCGCCTACCTCACCACTCGCCGCACCGAGGACAACAAGCACGTCGAGTTCGCCGTGCACGCCCTCGGCCCCGACGCGCAAGCGTTCGCCGAGAAGATCGCCGGACATCTGCGCGAGTGGGAACGCGTTCGTCGCGGCGGCCCCGGCCCGGACATCCGGGTCTACCCGGCCGGCACCCCTGAGGCACAGATCGCCGGGGACCGGATCATCGACAAGACCCACAGCCGCATCTCTCTGTCCTGGCCCTCGGCATAG
- a CDS encoding ATP-binding protein, with product MTRTTAGTTVASAAGEATPLGFETGFLPAESRVAEMRRITADHLRCWGLAECVDSAILAVSELVTNAVQYGYGQRIGLRVTRSALELRIEVSDDNPAPAQLCSTTETDENGRGLFLVAVLAHDWGVSVDGKTTWCTFRLPTGRP from the coding sequence ATGACCCGTACTACCGCCGGAACAACGGTCGCCTCAGCGGCTGGCGAGGCGACCCCGCTCGGCTTCGAGACGGGCTTTCTCCCAGCAGAGTCCCGGGTGGCGGAAATGAGGCGGATCACCGCAGATCACCTGCGCTGCTGGGGTCTGGCCGAGTGTGTGGACAGCGCCATACTCGCGGTCTCCGAACTCGTGACCAACGCTGTCCAGTACGGCTACGGGCAGCGTATTGGGCTCAGGGTGACGCGCTCGGCCCTTGAACTGCGCATCGAAGTCTCTGATGACAACCCTGCCCCGGCGCAGTTGTGCTCCACCACCGAGACCGATGAGAACGGGCGCGGCTTGTTCCTCGTCGCCGTACTCGCGCACGACTGGGGTGTCAGCGTCGATGGCAAGACGACGTGGTGCACGTTCCGGCTTCCTACGGGGAGGCCGTGA
- a CDS encoding NAD-dependent epimerase/dehydratase family protein yields the protein MRILVLGGTWFLGRAVAQAALGRGWEVSAFNRGRSGSAPDGVTEIHGDRTVSEDLAALAAHGPWDAVIDTSASELAPRDVLAGAKALEPVAGKYIYVSTVNAYRGWPSEPLTETSEVLDGPADADVDYGRLPPGWEGPDWYYGRQKAGAERAALEAFGAERVSVLRPGVILGPGEYIGRLPWWLGRAKRGGAILAPGAPDKGIQPVDVRDVAAFALDQSQVSDGGAYNVTAPIGHGTMGGLLNACLKVTGGSGHLVWARDDLLVDHGIQQWTELPLWRTHAGVWRIDSTRAQRAGLRCRPLEETVADTWEWLRTGGTPVEHPRWAEHGISVAKETEILAKVTG from the coding sequence ATGAGGATTCTTGTGCTGGGCGGAACGTGGTTCTTGGGCCGGGCAGTCGCTCAGGCGGCGCTCGGTCGGGGATGGGAGGTTTCTGCCTTCAACCGAGGACGCTCCGGCTCTGCCCCGGACGGGGTGACGGAGATCCACGGGGACCGCACCGTTTCGGAGGATCTGGCGGCCCTGGCGGCGCATGGACCGTGGGACGCGGTGATTGACACTTCTGCCTCCGAGCTGGCTCCCCGTGACGTGCTGGCGGGGGCGAAAGCTCTGGAACCGGTGGCAGGAAAGTACATCTACGTCTCCACGGTGAACGCCTACCGGGGCTGGCCGAGCGAGCCGCTGACGGAGACCTCGGAGGTGCTGGACGGTCCGGCGGACGCGGACGTCGACTACGGTCGCCTGCCCCCCGGCTGGGAGGGGCCGGATTGGTACTACGGGCGGCAGAAAGCGGGTGCCGAGCGAGCGGCTCTGGAAGCTTTCGGAGCCGAGCGGGTCTCGGTCCTGCGCCCGGGGGTCATTCTGGGTCCGGGCGAATACATCGGCCGACTGCCGTGGTGGCTGGGCCGGGCGAAGAGGGGTGGTGCGATTCTCGCGCCTGGAGCCCCGGACAAGGGGATCCAGCCTGTGGACGTCCGTGATGTGGCGGCGTTCGCTCTCGATCAGTCGCAGGTTTCTGATGGTGGTGCGTACAACGTCACGGCTCCTATCGGTCACGGGACGATGGGCGGCCTTCTCAACGCTTGTCTGAAGGTGACCGGCGGCTCGGGGCACCTTGTCTGGGCCCGCGATGACCTACTTGTGGACCACGGAATACAGCAGTGGACCGAGCTACCGCTGTGGCGTACCCACGCCGGCGTATGGAGGATCGACTCCACGCGGGCCCAGCGAGCCGGACTGCGATGCCGCCCGCTCGAAGAGACCGTCGCCGATACGTGGGAATGGTTGCGTACTGGTGGAACGCCGGTCGAACATCCCCGCTGGGCTGAGCACGGGATCTCGGTGGCAAAGGAGACGGAGATACTGGCCAAGGTGACCGGCTGA